A part of Antennarius striatus isolate MH-2024 chromosome 21, ASM4005453v1, whole genome shotgun sequence genomic DNA contains:
- the mrtfba gene encoding myocardin-related transcription factor B isoform X2 encodes MEPEASQGHLGVEGDAGVLSLLLPSPQSEAVTHEMEELSLQPTQSLPPLNERKNVLQLRLQQRRTREQLVEQGIMPPLKSPAAFHGQIRSLERARTENFLKHKIRSRPERAELVRMHILQETGAEPSLQATQMRLKRARLADNLNEKIAQRPGPMELVEKNILPVDSTLKQAIIVGQVNYPKVLDEDSSDALSPEQPASQESQNSVPSPAEARAPQTPSPAPAPPAPPTTVLQTFPFVTQSVTDLVTVVSTSELPSSRIAAPPTQPVTTAVASKPGPTLVKQSQQKTPSEKSRSKKGKEPKPRVKKLKYHQYVPPDQKQEASEAPMDSSYARLLQQQQLFLQLQILSQQQQHYNYQTILPAPLKSVAEGQTSSTNSLPTSIMVSLPAAPPPPPVGPARPNNSLSNRKPGVLPANLEEMKVAELKLELKLRGLPVSGTKTDLIEKLKPFQGSPSTSAPANIPDATSTTLSVPMVVTSTTTTPAIVLPVQQVTLETMKSTPPVSPIPSDPSTLTQDSCMSEPPSETSVVRPGWAGPQSSPLQSVQVKEEKDWRLHEKERQIEELMRKLEQEQKLVEALKMQLEVEKRTGAGDSPRGSSEAAANSVPAVMNSSVVKMETEILSNCSSTSTTLPNSILSSQTLPPLPTVIKMEDVTVSSGKPIPRQTQTQLITQIQPQAPPQVSTSPQLLPQAQRSTKIQTQPRPSAPSLQQFVISHPSGVLGHPPTLLTTAGQAGTQILLPVSLPSNAATIQLPSTTVSLQATASSPGLVRASVPQLQTTKMEVAPGQQLANNTQLLQTLTMCNKTNGLENQTRPEINPQCFLKSSPENRFSPGTSPNHQMSNGPFNKSPSPQPAFILHPTSLLTQPPNTKEPPRYEEAVKQSRNLHINSVSQTPTAVSQQMDDLFDILIESGEITPFIQQEPSASLSKTLPVTANITTLPINTALSRLPPQIHVAPPPTLCPAIDPSLPSLSSLTTDNQLEAFLENTLVNTPLESDPRTQGLMDELQAQLMDQQPYSPMDTSDLSFCDSSSPPSSLNMGLSDPGLDNMEWLDLTMPPGPGGALTPLGMPTDFLDSHDLQLHWD; translated from the exons tcCTGCAGCTGAGGCTTCAGCAAAGACGAACCCGGGAGCAGCTGGTGGAGCAGGGCATCATGCCAC CTCTGAAGAGCCCGGCTGCATTTCATGGGCAGATTCGTAGTTTGGAGAGAGCTAGG aCTGAGAATTTCCTCAAGCACAAGATTCGCAGTCGTCCAGAGAGAGCAGAGCTGGTCAGGATGCATATCCTGCAAG aAACTGGTGCTGAACCGTCGCTCCAGGCGACCCAGATGAGACTAAAAAGGGCCCGACTGGCCGACAACCTGAACGAGAAGATCGCTCAGAGACCTGGTCCGATGGAACTGGTGGAGAAGAACATCCTGCCGGTGGATTCCACACTGAAACAGGCCATCATCG TGGGGCAGGTGAACTACCCCAAGGTGTTGGATGAAGATAGCAGCGATGCGCTGTCCCCTGAGCAGCCGGCCAGTCAGGAGTCCCAGAATTCAGTCCCATCTCCAGCAGAGGCTAGAGCACCACAGACTCCCTCCCCAGCCCCAGCTCCACCAGCACCACCCACCACTGTGCTGCAG ACGTTCCCATTTGTTACTCAGTCAGTCACAGACTTGGTGACAGTCGTCTCCACCAGTGAGCTGCCCTCCAGCCGCATCGCTGCTCCCCCCACACAGCCGGTCACCACAGCTGTTGCTTCAAAACCTGGCCCCACACTGGTCAAA CAAAGCCAGCAGAAAACACCCTCAGAGAAGAGCCGCAGTAAGAAGGGCAAAGAGCCCAAACCCAGGGTGAAGAAGCTGAAGTACCACCAGTACGTCCCACCAGACCAGAAGCAGGAGGCCAGCGAGGCGCCGATGGACTCGTCTTACGCTCgactcctgcagcagcagcagctgttcctccagctgcagatcctcagccagcagcagcagcactacAACTACCAGACTATATTACCTGCACCACTCAA ATCTGTGGCCGAGGGTCAGACCAGCAGCACCAATAGTCTGCCCACCTCCATCATGGTGTCTTtacctgctgctcctccacctccacccgtTGGTCCGGCTCGTCCGAACAACTCTCTCTCAAACCGCAAGCCGGGAGTGTTGCCTGCCAacctggaggagatgaag GTGGCAgagctgaagctggagctgaagctgcgAGGCCTTCCGGTGTCGGGAACAAAGACTGATCTGATAGAGAAGCTGAAGCCTTTCCAGGGGAGTCCCAGCACCTCGGCTCCTGCCAACATTCCTGATGCCACCAGTACCACCCTTTCTGTACCCATGGTGGTCACCAGCACCACGACCACCCCTGCTATAGTCCTCCCAGTCCAGCAGGTGACTTTAGAGACGATGAAATCCACACCGCCGGTGTCACCAATTCCCTCTGATCCCTCCACCCTGACGCAGGATTCATGCATGTCTGAGCCTCCCTCTGAAACCAGTGTTGTGAGACCGGGTTGGGCTGGTCCTCAGTCCTCGCCTCTCCAGTCGGTCCAagtgaaggaggaaaaggactGGAGGCTGCATGAGAAGGAGCGGCAGATCGAGGAGTTAATGAGGAagctggagcaggagcagaagctGGTGGAGGCTCTGAAGATGcagctggaggtggagaagaGGACCGGAGCCGGAGACTCCCCCAGAGGTTCCTCTGAAGCAGCTGCTAACTCTGTTCCTGCTGTCATGAACTCCAGTGTGGTGAAAATGGAGACTGAAATCCTGTCAAACTGCTCATCCACTAGCACTACACTCCCCAACTCCATCCTGAGCTCCCAGACTCTCCCCCCCCTGCCGACAGTGATCAAGATGGAGGACGTTACTGTTTCCTCTGGGAAACCGATCCCGCGACAGACCCAAACTCAGCTCATCACCCAGATACAGCCTCAAGCCCCGCCCCAAGTGTCCACTAGCCCCCAGCTGCTCCCCCAGGCACAGAGAAGCACTAAGATCCAGACCCAGCCTCGACCCTCGGCCCCCAGCCTGCAGCAGTTTGTCATCAGCCACCCGAGTGGGGTGTTGGGTCACCCCCCGACTCTGCTGACCACAGCAGGTCAGGCTGGAACGCAGATCCTCCTCCCAGTCTCACTCCCCAGCAACGCTGCTACCATCCAGCTGCCGAGCACCACTGTCAGCCTGCAG GCCACAGCCTCGAGTCCAGGTTTGGTCCGAGCTTCAGTTCCTCAGCTGCAAACCACTAAGATGGAGGTGGCCCCCGGCCAGCAGTTAGCCAACAACACCCAGCTGCTACAG ACTCTGACGATGTGCAATAAGACCAATGGTTTAGAGAACCAGACTAGACCTGAAATCAATCCTCAGTGTTTCCTGAAAAGCTCCCCAGAGAATCGCTTCTCACCAGGGACTTCACCCAACCACCAAATGTCCAATGGACCCTTTAATAAG TCACCTTCTCCCCAACCTGCCTTCATTCTTCATCCCACATCCCTTCTTACTCAGCCTCCCAACACAAAAGAGCCTCCCCGATACGAGGAGGCCGTCAAACAGAGCCGCAACTTGCATATCAACAGTGTGTCACAG ACGCCCACAGCAGTGAGCCAGCAAATGGATGACCTGTTTGATATCCTCATAGAGAGTGGAG AAATCACACCGTTCATCCAACAGGAGCCGTCAGCGTCTCTCTCTAAGACGCTCCCGGTCACAGCCAACATCACCACCCTGCCCATCAACACTGCTCTCTCCAGGCTGCCTCCACAAATCCACGTGGCCCCTCCACCCACGCTGTGTCCTGCCATCGACCCCAGCCTCCCCAGCCTCTCCTCTCTGACCACAGACAACCAGCTGGAAGCCTTCCTGGAGAACACGCTGGTCAACACGCCGTTGGAGTCGGACCCCCGCACACAGGGCCTGATGGACGAGCTGCAGGCCCAGCTGATGGACCAGCAGCCCTACTCACCCATGGACACGTCCGACCTGTCCTTCTGTGATTCCTCCTCGCCCCCCTCCTCACTCAACATGGGATTGTCCGACCCAGGCCTGGACAATATGGAGTGGCTGGACCTCACCATGCCACCTGGTCCTGGGGGGGCACTCACACCGCTGGGGATGCCCACTGACTTTCTGGATTCCCATGACCTGCAGCTGCACtgggactaa
- the mrtfba gene encoding myocardin-related transcription factor B isoform X1, whose translation MEPEASQGHLGVEGDAGVLSLLLPSPQSEAVTHEMEELSLQPTQSLPPLNERKNVLQLRLQQRRTREQLVEQGIMPPLKSPAAFHGQIRSLERARTENFLKHKIRSRPERAELVRMHILQETGAEPSLQATQMRLKRARLADNLNEKIAQRPGPMELVEKNILPVDSTLKQAIIVGQVNYPKVLDEDSSDALSPEQPASQESQNSVPSPAEARAPQTPSPAPAPPAPPTTVLQTFPFVTQSVTDLVTVVSTSELPSSRIAAPPTQPVTTAVASKPGPTLVKQSQQKTPSEKSRSKKGKEPKPRVKKLKYHQYVPPDQKQEASEAPMDSSYARLLQQQQLFLQLQILSQQQQHYNYQTILPAPLKSVAEGQTSSTNSLPTSIMVSLPAAPPPPPVGPARPNNSLSNRKPGVLPANLEEMKVAELKLELKLRGLPVSGTKTDLIEKLKPFQGSPSTSAPANIPDATSTTLSVPMVVTSTTTTPAIVLPVQQVTLETMKSTPPVSPIPSDPSTLTQDSCMSEPPSETSVVRPGWAGPQSSPLQSVQVKEEKDWRLHEKERQIEELMRKLEQEQKLVEALKMQLEVEKRTGAGDSPRGSSEAAANSVPAVMNSSVVKMETEILSNCSSTSTTLPNSILSSQTLPPLPTVIKMEDVTVSSGKPIPRQTQTQLITQIQPQAPPQVSTSPQLLPQAQRSTKIQTQPRPSAPSLQQFVISHPSGVLGHPPTLLTTAGQAGTQILLPVSLPSNAATIQLPSTTVSLQPVFQATASSPGLVRASVPQLQTTKMEVAPGQQLANNTQLLQTLTMCNKTNGLENQTRPEINPQCFLKSSPENRFSPGTSPNHQMSNGPFNKSPSPQPAFILHPTSLLTQPPNTKEPPRYEEAVKQSRNLHINSVSQTPTAVSQQMDDLFDILIESGEITPFIQQEPSASLSKTLPVTANITTLPINTALSRLPPQIHVAPPPTLCPAIDPSLPSLSSLTTDNQLEAFLENTLVNTPLESDPRTQGLMDELQAQLMDQQPYSPMDTSDLSFCDSSSPPSSLNMGLSDPGLDNMEWLDLTMPPGPGGALTPLGMPTDFLDSHDLQLHWD comes from the exons tcCTGCAGCTGAGGCTTCAGCAAAGACGAACCCGGGAGCAGCTGGTGGAGCAGGGCATCATGCCAC CTCTGAAGAGCCCGGCTGCATTTCATGGGCAGATTCGTAGTTTGGAGAGAGCTAGG aCTGAGAATTTCCTCAAGCACAAGATTCGCAGTCGTCCAGAGAGAGCAGAGCTGGTCAGGATGCATATCCTGCAAG aAACTGGTGCTGAACCGTCGCTCCAGGCGACCCAGATGAGACTAAAAAGGGCCCGACTGGCCGACAACCTGAACGAGAAGATCGCTCAGAGACCTGGTCCGATGGAACTGGTGGAGAAGAACATCCTGCCGGTGGATTCCACACTGAAACAGGCCATCATCG TGGGGCAGGTGAACTACCCCAAGGTGTTGGATGAAGATAGCAGCGATGCGCTGTCCCCTGAGCAGCCGGCCAGTCAGGAGTCCCAGAATTCAGTCCCATCTCCAGCAGAGGCTAGAGCACCACAGACTCCCTCCCCAGCCCCAGCTCCACCAGCACCACCCACCACTGTGCTGCAG ACGTTCCCATTTGTTACTCAGTCAGTCACAGACTTGGTGACAGTCGTCTCCACCAGTGAGCTGCCCTCCAGCCGCATCGCTGCTCCCCCCACACAGCCGGTCACCACAGCTGTTGCTTCAAAACCTGGCCCCACACTGGTCAAA CAAAGCCAGCAGAAAACACCCTCAGAGAAGAGCCGCAGTAAGAAGGGCAAAGAGCCCAAACCCAGGGTGAAGAAGCTGAAGTACCACCAGTACGTCCCACCAGACCAGAAGCAGGAGGCCAGCGAGGCGCCGATGGACTCGTCTTACGCTCgactcctgcagcagcagcagctgttcctccagctgcagatcctcagccagcagcagcagcactacAACTACCAGACTATATTACCTGCACCACTCAA ATCTGTGGCCGAGGGTCAGACCAGCAGCACCAATAGTCTGCCCACCTCCATCATGGTGTCTTtacctgctgctcctccacctccacccgtTGGTCCGGCTCGTCCGAACAACTCTCTCTCAAACCGCAAGCCGGGAGTGTTGCCTGCCAacctggaggagatgaag GTGGCAgagctgaagctggagctgaagctgcgAGGCCTTCCGGTGTCGGGAACAAAGACTGATCTGATAGAGAAGCTGAAGCCTTTCCAGGGGAGTCCCAGCACCTCGGCTCCTGCCAACATTCCTGATGCCACCAGTACCACCCTTTCTGTACCCATGGTGGTCACCAGCACCACGACCACCCCTGCTATAGTCCTCCCAGTCCAGCAGGTGACTTTAGAGACGATGAAATCCACACCGCCGGTGTCACCAATTCCCTCTGATCCCTCCACCCTGACGCAGGATTCATGCATGTCTGAGCCTCCCTCTGAAACCAGTGTTGTGAGACCGGGTTGGGCTGGTCCTCAGTCCTCGCCTCTCCAGTCGGTCCAagtgaaggaggaaaaggactGGAGGCTGCATGAGAAGGAGCGGCAGATCGAGGAGTTAATGAGGAagctggagcaggagcagaagctGGTGGAGGCTCTGAAGATGcagctggaggtggagaagaGGACCGGAGCCGGAGACTCCCCCAGAGGTTCCTCTGAAGCAGCTGCTAACTCTGTTCCTGCTGTCATGAACTCCAGTGTGGTGAAAATGGAGACTGAAATCCTGTCAAACTGCTCATCCACTAGCACTACACTCCCCAACTCCATCCTGAGCTCCCAGACTCTCCCCCCCCTGCCGACAGTGATCAAGATGGAGGACGTTACTGTTTCCTCTGGGAAACCGATCCCGCGACAGACCCAAACTCAGCTCATCACCCAGATACAGCCTCAAGCCCCGCCCCAAGTGTCCACTAGCCCCCAGCTGCTCCCCCAGGCACAGAGAAGCACTAAGATCCAGACCCAGCCTCGACCCTCGGCCCCCAGCCTGCAGCAGTTTGTCATCAGCCACCCGAGTGGGGTGTTGGGTCACCCCCCGACTCTGCTGACCACAGCAGGTCAGGCTGGAACGCAGATCCTCCTCCCAGTCTCACTCCCCAGCAACGCTGCTACCATCCAGCTGCCGAGCACCACTGTCAGCCTGCAG CCTGTTTTTCAGGCCACAGCCTCGAGTCCAGGTTTGGTCCGAGCTTCAGTTCCTCAGCTGCAAACCACTAAGATGGAGGTGGCCCCCGGCCAGCAGTTAGCCAACAACACCCAGCTGCTACAG ACTCTGACGATGTGCAATAAGACCAATGGTTTAGAGAACCAGACTAGACCTGAAATCAATCCTCAGTGTTTCCTGAAAAGCTCCCCAGAGAATCGCTTCTCACCAGGGACTTCACCCAACCACCAAATGTCCAATGGACCCTTTAATAAG TCACCTTCTCCCCAACCTGCCTTCATTCTTCATCCCACATCCCTTCTTACTCAGCCTCCCAACACAAAAGAGCCTCCCCGATACGAGGAGGCCGTCAAACAGAGCCGCAACTTGCATATCAACAGTGTGTCACAG ACGCCCACAGCAGTGAGCCAGCAAATGGATGACCTGTTTGATATCCTCATAGAGAGTGGAG AAATCACACCGTTCATCCAACAGGAGCCGTCAGCGTCTCTCTCTAAGACGCTCCCGGTCACAGCCAACATCACCACCCTGCCCATCAACACTGCTCTCTCCAGGCTGCCTCCACAAATCCACGTGGCCCCTCCACCCACGCTGTGTCCTGCCATCGACCCCAGCCTCCCCAGCCTCTCCTCTCTGACCACAGACAACCAGCTGGAAGCCTTCCTGGAGAACACGCTGGTCAACACGCCGTTGGAGTCGGACCCCCGCACACAGGGCCTGATGGACGAGCTGCAGGCCCAGCTGATGGACCAGCAGCCCTACTCACCCATGGACACGTCCGACCTGTCCTTCTGTGATTCCTCCTCGCCCCCCTCCTCACTCAACATGGGATTGTCCGACCCAGGCCTGGACAATATGGAGTGGCTGGACCTCACCATGCCACCTGGTCCTGGGGGGGCACTCACACCGCTGGGGATGCCCACTGACTTTCTGGATTCCCATGACCTGCAGCTGCACtgggactaa
- the mrtfba gene encoding myocardin-related transcription factor B isoform X3, which translates to MTCVEVEKFRACCAGFRAVLQLRLQQRRTREQLVEQGIMPPLKSPAAFHGQIRSLERARTENFLKHKIRSRPERAELVRMHILQETGAEPSLQATQMRLKRARLADNLNEKIAQRPGPMELVEKNILPVDSTLKQAIIVGQVNYPKVLDEDSSDALSPEQPASQESQNSVPSPAEARAPQTPSPAPAPPAPPTTVLQTFPFVTQSVTDLVTVVSTSELPSSRIAAPPTQPVTTAVASKPGPTLVKQSQQKTPSEKSRSKKGKEPKPRVKKLKYHQYVPPDQKQEASEAPMDSSYARLLQQQQLFLQLQILSQQQQHYNYQTILPAPLKSVAEGQTSSTNSLPTSIMVSLPAAPPPPPVGPARPNNSLSNRKPGVLPANLEEMKVAELKLELKLRGLPVSGTKTDLIEKLKPFQGSPSTSAPANIPDATSTTLSVPMVVTSTTTTPAIVLPVQQVTLETMKSTPPVSPIPSDPSTLTQDSCMSEPPSETSVVRPGWAGPQSSPLQSVQVKEEKDWRLHEKERQIEELMRKLEQEQKLVEALKMQLEVEKRTGAGDSPRGSSEAAANSVPAVMNSSVVKMETEILSNCSSTSTTLPNSILSSQTLPPLPTVIKMEDVTVSSGKPIPRQTQTQLITQIQPQAPPQVSTSPQLLPQAQRSTKIQTQPRPSAPSLQQFVISHPSGVLGHPPTLLTTAGQAGTQILLPVSLPSNAATIQLPSTTVSLQPVFQATASSPGLVRASVPQLQTTKMEVAPGQQLANNTQLLQTLTMCNKTNGLENQTRPEINPQCFLKSSPENRFSPGTSPNHQMSNGPFNKSPSPQPAFILHPTSLLTQPPNTKEPPRYEEAVKQSRNLHINSVSQTPTAVSQQMDDLFDILIESGEITPFIQQEPSASLSKTLPVTANITTLPINTALSRLPPQIHVAPPPTLCPAIDPSLPSLSSLTTDNQLEAFLENTLVNTPLESDPRTQGLMDELQAQLMDQQPYSPMDTSDLSFCDSSSPPSSLNMGLSDPGLDNMEWLDLTMPPGPGGALTPLGMPTDFLDSHDLQLHWD; encoded by the exons ATGACCTGTGTGGAGGTAGAGAAATTCAGAGCCTGCTGCGCCGGGTTCAGAGCAG tcCTGCAGCTGAGGCTTCAGCAAAGACGAACCCGGGAGCAGCTGGTGGAGCAGGGCATCATGCCAC CTCTGAAGAGCCCGGCTGCATTTCATGGGCAGATTCGTAGTTTGGAGAGAGCTAGG aCTGAGAATTTCCTCAAGCACAAGATTCGCAGTCGTCCAGAGAGAGCAGAGCTGGTCAGGATGCATATCCTGCAAG aAACTGGTGCTGAACCGTCGCTCCAGGCGACCCAGATGAGACTAAAAAGGGCCCGACTGGCCGACAACCTGAACGAGAAGATCGCTCAGAGACCTGGTCCGATGGAACTGGTGGAGAAGAACATCCTGCCGGTGGATTCCACACTGAAACAGGCCATCATCG TGGGGCAGGTGAACTACCCCAAGGTGTTGGATGAAGATAGCAGCGATGCGCTGTCCCCTGAGCAGCCGGCCAGTCAGGAGTCCCAGAATTCAGTCCCATCTCCAGCAGAGGCTAGAGCACCACAGACTCCCTCCCCAGCCCCAGCTCCACCAGCACCACCCACCACTGTGCTGCAG ACGTTCCCATTTGTTACTCAGTCAGTCACAGACTTGGTGACAGTCGTCTCCACCAGTGAGCTGCCCTCCAGCCGCATCGCTGCTCCCCCCACACAGCCGGTCACCACAGCTGTTGCTTCAAAACCTGGCCCCACACTGGTCAAA CAAAGCCAGCAGAAAACACCCTCAGAGAAGAGCCGCAGTAAGAAGGGCAAAGAGCCCAAACCCAGGGTGAAGAAGCTGAAGTACCACCAGTACGTCCCACCAGACCAGAAGCAGGAGGCCAGCGAGGCGCCGATGGACTCGTCTTACGCTCgactcctgcagcagcagcagctgttcctccagctgcagatcctcagccagcagcagcagcactacAACTACCAGACTATATTACCTGCACCACTCAA ATCTGTGGCCGAGGGTCAGACCAGCAGCACCAATAGTCTGCCCACCTCCATCATGGTGTCTTtacctgctgctcctccacctccacccgtTGGTCCGGCTCGTCCGAACAACTCTCTCTCAAACCGCAAGCCGGGAGTGTTGCCTGCCAacctggaggagatgaag GTGGCAgagctgaagctggagctgaagctgcgAGGCCTTCCGGTGTCGGGAACAAAGACTGATCTGATAGAGAAGCTGAAGCCTTTCCAGGGGAGTCCCAGCACCTCGGCTCCTGCCAACATTCCTGATGCCACCAGTACCACCCTTTCTGTACCCATGGTGGTCACCAGCACCACGACCACCCCTGCTATAGTCCTCCCAGTCCAGCAGGTGACTTTAGAGACGATGAAATCCACACCGCCGGTGTCACCAATTCCCTCTGATCCCTCCACCCTGACGCAGGATTCATGCATGTCTGAGCCTCCCTCTGAAACCAGTGTTGTGAGACCGGGTTGGGCTGGTCCTCAGTCCTCGCCTCTCCAGTCGGTCCAagtgaaggaggaaaaggactGGAGGCTGCATGAGAAGGAGCGGCAGATCGAGGAGTTAATGAGGAagctggagcaggagcagaagctGGTGGAGGCTCTGAAGATGcagctggaggtggagaagaGGACCGGAGCCGGAGACTCCCCCAGAGGTTCCTCTGAAGCAGCTGCTAACTCTGTTCCTGCTGTCATGAACTCCAGTGTGGTGAAAATGGAGACTGAAATCCTGTCAAACTGCTCATCCACTAGCACTACACTCCCCAACTCCATCCTGAGCTCCCAGACTCTCCCCCCCCTGCCGACAGTGATCAAGATGGAGGACGTTACTGTTTCCTCTGGGAAACCGATCCCGCGACAGACCCAAACTCAGCTCATCACCCAGATACAGCCTCAAGCCCCGCCCCAAGTGTCCACTAGCCCCCAGCTGCTCCCCCAGGCACAGAGAAGCACTAAGATCCAGACCCAGCCTCGACCCTCGGCCCCCAGCCTGCAGCAGTTTGTCATCAGCCACCCGAGTGGGGTGTTGGGTCACCCCCCGACTCTGCTGACCACAGCAGGTCAGGCTGGAACGCAGATCCTCCTCCCAGTCTCACTCCCCAGCAACGCTGCTACCATCCAGCTGCCGAGCACCACTGTCAGCCTGCAG CCTGTTTTTCAGGCCACAGCCTCGAGTCCAGGTTTGGTCCGAGCTTCAGTTCCTCAGCTGCAAACCACTAAGATGGAGGTGGCCCCCGGCCAGCAGTTAGCCAACAACACCCAGCTGCTACAG ACTCTGACGATGTGCAATAAGACCAATGGTTTAGAGAACCAGACTAGACCTGAAATCAATCCTCAGTGTTTCCTGAAAAGCTCCCCAGAGAATCGCTTCTCACCAGGGACTTCACCCAACCACCAAATGTCCAATGGACCCTTTAATAAG TCACCTTCTCCCCAACCTGCCTTCATTCTTCATCCCACATCCCTTCTTACTCAGCCTCCCAACACAAAAGAGCCTCCCCGATACGAGGAGGCCGTCAAACAGAGCCGCAACTTGCATATCAACAGTGTGTCACAG ACGCCCACAGCAGTGAGCCAGCAAATGGATGACCTGTTTGATATCCTCATAGAGAGTGGAG AAATCACACCGTTCATCCAACAGGAGCCGTCAGCGTCTCTCTCTAAGACGCTCCCGGTCACAGCCAACATCACCACCCTGCCCATCAACACTGCTCTCTCCAGGCTGCCTCCACAAATCCACGTGGCCCCTCCACCCACGCTGTGTCCTGCCATCGACCCCAGCCTCCCCAGCCTCTCCTCTCTGACCACAGACAACCAGCTGGAAGCCTTCCTGGAGAACACGCTGGTCAACACGCCGTTGGAGTCGGACCCCCGCACACAGGGCCTGATGGACGAGCTGCAGGCCCAGCTGATGGACCAGCAGCCCTACTCACCCATGGACACGTCCGACCTGTCCTTCTGTGATTCCTCCTCGCCCCCCTCCTCACTCAACATGGGATTGTCCGACCCAGGCCTGGACAATATGGAGTGGCTGGACCTCACCATGCCACCTGGTCCTGGGGGGGCACTCACACCGCTGGGGATGCCCACTGACTTTCTGGATTCCCATGACCTGCAGCTGCACtgggactaa